The Hyphomicrobium sp. 99 genome contains the following window.
ATTTTGAACATCGTACATTATTGCTTGACTTCCCTTGCTCGCGTCGCAAACTTGCCGTGTTCGAGGCTGTACGCGCGGCTGGAACAGACAGAGGAGATGCACGGCGTTTCGTGCGACGAACTAACGGAAAGAATATCTCTACCAGATGTCCGTTAGCTATCTGATCAGCTCGTATAATAAGGCCGAATATCTCGCAGCAGTGCTGGAGAGCGTCGCTGCTGAACTCGCCGTAACTGGAGGCGAAGTCTTCATCATCGACGATGGATCGAAGGATGCGTCATGGTCCCTCATCCGGAAGTTCGCCGAAAGTGATCGTCGCATCAGCTGCCGCCGCCAAGAAAATCGCGGCATCTTCAATGTCACCAATCAGCTCATCGAATTTGCGACTAAGCCGTGGTTGCGGATCATCGATTGCGACGATCCTCTCATCGGCGGGTCGACTTCATTGATGGTGAAATTGGCTGAGGAGAATGGCGCCGACTACATCTTCGGCAAAACCTTGATGTACGGCCCTCAGCCGCTGACCGACGAGCAAGCCAAAAGCCACCAGCGCCATCCATCGAGCGTCACGATACTTTCCGATCCGCTCCGATATGCAATTAGAGACTATAACCACATACCAACTGCTGCCCTCATGCGGCGGCTGAGCATTCCATCTGCTCTTCGTCTCAACGAAAATCTGATTTCATGCCAGGATTTGGCCCTAGCGCTCCCCGTCTTCCAACAGGCACGCGTCGCCCGTATCGATGTAGCTGTCTGCCATCAGCTGGTTCGTAACTGCAAAAGATTATCTGCAAACGAAGCCCTCACCTACTTTCAAACGATCCAGATTCTCAAGGAGTTCGGCGCATCCAGGTTCGATGAGAACTACCGTTACTTGTCCGCGAGAAAGACAGTTTCGCGAGCTTTGAAGTGGATGCGGCACGAGAAACTCATCACCAGTGCTCCGCAATTGTACGCGCGGCTTCTGTTTCTCTACACGACGCTACTTGTATCCAACCCCACGAGATGGGAGTACTATCTCGACAGTGCAGCCGAGCCTTATGCCGGCTTCATTCCTGCAGATCGGCGCGTGTATTAATGCGCTAAACGGTTGACGTCACTTTCAGACGAATGCCCATCCAATAGAACGCCCGTCTTCGGCTTGAGATCGATATTATGCGCATATTGATGTTCTTGCCCCGGCACATGCGTTTCGGTCCAAGCAACGCATCGTCGATAGACCTGTGCGTTCGCGATCTCATCGCGGCGAGCCGCTACCGAGACACAACGACGGTTGTCTGCTGCGAGAACGAAACACTTTTCTCCGAAATCGACGTGATGACCTACTCACGTGCCGTCGACGATTCCCGGCGGCGCAAGGTCGCGTTTGCCGTGGACCAGGTTGCACGCACCGCGCCCGATCTGATCGTTGTGCAACAACATCTGCCGACCGCTGCGGCACTTGCATTGCGCACTCCTGTGCCGGTGGTTCTTCACAAGCACAACATGATCAAGCCCATCCCGAGCCGCGGTTTATGGAGTGCGATTAGGCGACGTCTCAAGCTCAATCAATATCGCTCGCTTGCCGGCATGATATTCGTGAGCGACATCTGCCGGAAGATGTTTGTGGAGGACTGGCCTGAGGTGCGCTTGCCATCTTCCATTGTCTATAACGGGCTGGACTTTTCACACTGGCAGCCATCGACGCCGAAGCTCGACGAAATCATTTGCGTTGGCCGCGCCGCTCCCGAAAAAGGTATCAAAGAAGCGGCGTTGGCGGTCGTAAGCGTTTTAAAGGAACAGCCCAGCTGGCGCGCGCGCTTCATTCTGAGCGAACCTGACCGTTTTCCAACCTATCTCGAGGAGGTTCTCGCGGTCATCCGGCCTATGGAAGACAGGGTAACCGTTTTGGTCGGCCAGCCCTTCGCCGTGGTGAAGGAACACTGTCAGAATGCGGCAATCGCGATCATTCCTTCCAAATGGAAAGAACCCTTCGGCCGCACAGCGCTTGAAGCCCACGCGGCAGGTTGTGCGGTCGTCAGCTCGGGCACCGGAGGATTATCCGAGATTGCCCCTGAGCAGACGCTACTGCTCCCTCCGAATTTCACAGCTGACCATATTGCAGAACTCTTGCGCAGGCTCGTCCTCGACCACGAGTTCCGAGTTCGATTAGC
Protein-coding sequences here:
- a CDS encoding glycosyltransferase family 2 protein — encoded protein: MSVSYLISSYNKAEYLAAVLESVAAELAVTGGEVFIIDDGSKDASWSLIRKFAESDRRISCRRQENRGIFNVTNQLIEFATKPWLRIIDCDDPLIGGSTSLMVKLAEENGADYIFGKTLMYGPQPLTDEQAKSHQRHPSSVTILSDPLRYAIRDYNHIPTAALMRRLSIPSALRLNENLISCQDLALALPVFQQARVARIDVAVCHQLVRNCKRLSANEALTYFQTIQILKEFGASRFDENYRYLSARKTVSRALKWMRHEKLITSAPQLYARLLFLYTTLLVSNPTRWEYYLDSAAEPYAGFIPADRRVY
- a CDS encoding glycosyltransferase family 4 protein translates to MRILMFLPRHMRFGPSNASSIDLCVRDLIAASRYRDTTTVVCCENETLFSEIDVMTYSRAVDDSRRRKVAFAVDQVARTAPDLIVVQQHLPTAAALALRTPVPVVLHKHNMIKPIPSRGLWSAIRRRLKLNQYRSLAGMIFVSDICRKMFVEDWPEVRLPSSIVYNGLDFSHWQPSTPKLDEIICVGRAAPEKGIKEAALAVVSVLKEQPSWRARFILSEPDRFPTYLEEVLAVIRPMEDRVTVLVGQPFAVVKEHCQNAAIAIIPSKWKEPFGRTALEAHAAGCAVVSSGTGGLSEIAPEQTLLLPPNFTADHIAELLRRLVLDHEFRVRLASAGRDHCAQKFALSAVAREADDFYELAVAQRTSGLGAAHALAPQESASAG